A genomic stretch from Maniola jurtina chromosome 26, ilManJurt1.1, whole genome shotgun sequence includes:
- the LOC123878820 gene encoding insulin-degrading enzyme, with translation MTVPQCVPRSPVRGQSPVEVRPGSGSPDSPTGVVKKYNDIVKSQEDKREYRGLQLTNNLKVLLVSDPTTDKSAAAMDVNVGYLSDPDELPGLAHFCEHMLFLGTEKYPEENEYNKFLSENGGSSNASTSSDHTTYYFDVLPPHLGRALDIFAQFFISPLFTESATGRELSAVNSEHEKNASSDMWRLDQLNKSTAHKDHPFHKFGTGNRDTLERIPKEKGIDVRKELLKFHKKWYSANIMTLVVMGKESLDELEAMVVKLFSAVEDRSVTAPTWPDHPFPPHLRRKRAYCTPVKDLRSLSIDFPIPDTRKHYKSGPGHYISHLLGHEGPGSLLSTLKTRGWCNSLVGGTRIGARGFGFFGVQVDLTEDGVKHIDEIVDLVFQYIAMLKAEGPKRWIWEEQKDLMAMEFRFKDAQEPRALVVGHVHLLQEFPMQDILSAYYLLTEWRPDLIDELLSLLTPENVRVGIVAKCFEKKCTQTEPWYGTKYLQEDIEEARLKEWKSVTPTKELHLPPPNEFIPTKLDLETSPDPTADAIAPAIIKDTPLMRLWYKRDNEFLLPKAFITLDLVSPLAYADPVNCNLTSIWVLLLRDSLQQFAYAAELAGLRWSVGNAKYGLSITIDGYDDKQHVLLEKIIDHIVNFKADPQRFEIMKENHIRAIKNFEAEQPYQHAVYQQALSLSDLVWTRSQLVNAAEGVTPEQLDEFAGHLVRKVHVEGLMFGNLTRERALSVADTIENKLPKDATPLLAQQLLLYREVEIEKGSWYLREIENSVHKSSCASLYYACGVRQTRTNVTLELLAQALSEPCFHVLRTQEQLGYIVFSGVRRSNGVQGLRIIVQSDRHPAYLEERIESFIEGSQEYLEKMTDEEFLKHRASLAAQRLERPKRLASKASQLWSEITAQVYNFDRPHVEVDELNTVTKQELIEFFKKHVSPDSTDRQKLSVYVVSTAEGGAGKQYESENKKEKTREPVKIQDLVDFKSRRRLYPHPTPFTNIPRKGAHCKL, from the exons ATGACGGTGCCACAGTGCGTTCCTCGGTCGCCAGTCCGGGGGCAGAGCCCTGTGGAGGTCCGTCCAGGCTCTGGCAGCCCTGACAGCCCTACTGGGGTGGTCAAGAAGTACAATGATATTGTAAAGAGCCAGGAAGACAAAAGAGAGTACag AGGCCTGCAGTTAACAAATAATCTTAAAGTTTTACTAGTCAGTGATCCCACTACAGACAAATCAGCTGCAGCAATGGACGTCAATGTGG gTTACCTCAGTGATCCGGATGAACTTCCAGGCCTGGCCCACTTCTGTGAACACATGCTGTTTTTGGGCACTGAAAAATACCCAGAg GAAAACGAATACAACAAGTTCCTGTCAGAGAATGGAGGGTCTTCAAACGCGTCAACATCGTCAGACCACACCACGTATTACTTCGACGTGCTACCACCACACTTGGGCAGGGCTTTGGACAT TTTCGCCCAATTCTTCATATCCCCGCTATTCACGGAATCCGCAACTGGTCGCGAACTGAGTGCAGTCAACTCTGAACACGAGAAGAATGCATCTTCAGACATGTGGCGTCTTGATCAGCTCAATAAAAGCACCGCTCACAAAGACCATCCCTTCCACAAGTTTGGCACTG GCAACAGGGATACTTTAGAAAGAATACCCAAAGAGAAGGGCATCGACGTGAGAAAGGAGCTACTGAAGTTCCACAAGAAATGGTACTCCGCCAACATTATGACACTCGTCGTCATGGGGAAAG AATCCTTGGACGAATTAGAAGCAATGGTAGTGAAACTATTCTCAGCAGTCGAAGACCGCTCGGTGACCGCGCCGACGTGGCCTGACCACCCTTTCCCTCCCCACTTGAGGCGCAAGAGGGCGTATTGCACTCCTGTCAAAGATCTACGCTCCCTCTCCATAGACTTCCCCATACCCGACACCAGAAAACACTATAAGAGTGGG CCAGGCCACTACATATCCCATCTGCTGGGACATGAGGGTCCCGGTAGTCTACTCTCCACGCTGAAGACGCGAGGCTGGTGTAACAG TCTAGTGGGTGGCACTCGTATCGGCGCCCGCGGGTTTGGCTTCTTCGGCGTACAGGTCGACCTCACTGAAGACGGGGTCAAGCATATCGACGAAATTGTCGACCTTGTGTTCCAG TACATAGCAATGCTGAAAGCCGAGGGTCCAAAACGTTGGATATGGGAAGAGCAAAAGGATCTCATGGCGATGGAATTCCGCTTCAAAGATGCTCAAGAACCGCGCGCTTTGGTCGTCGGCCACGTGCATCTATTGCAG GAATTCCCAATGCAAGATATACTGAGCGCATACTATTTGCTGACTGAGTGGAGACCAGACCTCATAGACGAGTTACTGTCTCTACTCACCCCTGAGAACGTACGAGTGGGCATTGTTGCCAA GTGTTTCGAGAAGAAATGCACACAGACCGAACCGTGGTATGGAACCAAGTACCTGCAAGAGGACATTGAAGAGGCTAGACTTAAG GAGTGGAAGTCAGTCACCCCCACGAAGGAGCTGCACCTCCCTCCCCCGAACGAGTTCATCCCCACCAAGCTGGACTTGGAGACCAGTCCAGACCCCACAGCTGATGCCATAGCGCCCGCCATTATTAag GATACCCCTCTAATGAGGCTGTGGTATAAACGGGACAACGAGTTTCTACTGCCCAAAGCTTTTATCACTTTGGATTTAGTCAg cCCTCTAGCGTACGCGGACCCTGTAAACTGCAACTTGACCTCAATATGGGTGTTGCTGCTGAGGGACTCGCTGCAACAGTTCGCGTACGCGGCAGAACTAGCCGGGCTGCGGTGGAGCGTGGGCAACGCTAAATACGGACTTAGT ATAACGATAGACGGTTATGACGACAAGCAGCACGTCCTACTGGAGAAGATAATAGACCACATCGTGAACTTCAAGGCGGACCCACAACGGTTCGAGATCATGAAGGAAAACCACATCCGAGCCATTAAGAACTTTGAGGCTGAACAGCCATACCAG CATGCGGTATACCAACAAGCCCTAAGTCTATCAGACCTGGTGTGGACTCGGAGTCAACTAGTAAATGCTGCAGAAG GTGTAACCCCCGAGCAGCTGGACGAGTTCGCAGGCCACCTGGTGCGCAAGGTGCATGTGGAGGGGCTTATGTTTGGCAACCTCACACGAGAGAGGGCCTTGTCCGTTGCTGATACTATAGAGAACAA ATTACCAAAAGACGCGACACCTCTGTTAGCACAACAGCTCTTGTTGTACAGGGAAGTTGAAATAGAAAAGG GTTCGTGGTATCTCCGCGAAATAGAGAACTCAGTGCACAAATCGTCTTGTGCCTCCTTATACTATGCGTGCGGAGTGCGACAGACTCGAACCAACGTCACTTTAGAACTACTAGCACAAGCGTTAAGCGAACCTTGCTTCCACGTGCTACGGACACAG GAGCAACTCGGCTACATAGTTTTCAGTGGGGTGAGGAGATCCAACGGCGTGCAAGGTTTAAGGATCATAGTGCAGAGCGACAGACATCCCGCCTATCTGGAGGAGAGGATAGAGAGCTTCATCGAGGGGTCGCAG GAGTATTTGGAAAAGATGACCGACGAAGAGTTCCTTAAGCACCGCGCGTCCCTGGCCGCCCAAAGACTGGAAAGGCCCAAGCGTCTCGCCAGCAAAGCTTCGCAGTTATGGAGTGAAATCACTGCACAG GTGTACAACTTCGATCGTCCACACGTGGAGGTCGATGAACTCAACACGGTCACCAAGCAAGAACTTATCGAATTCTTCAAA AAACACGTAAGTCCAGATtcaacggacagacagaagcTGTCAGTATACGTAGTGTCTACAGCGGAAGGCGGCGCCGGGAAACAGTACGAGTCTgaaaataagaaagaaaaaacgcGAGAG CCAGTGAAAATTCAAGATCTCGTGGACTTCAAATCCCGCCGACGACTATACCCGCATCCGACTCCATTCACCAATATACCACGGAAGGGAGCCCACTGTAAActgtaa